Proteins from a genomic interval of Bactrocera dorsalis isolate Fly_Bdor unplaced genomic scaffold, ASM2337382v1 BdCtg040, whole genome shotgun sequence:
- the LOC105228207 gene encoding serine protease Hayan, protein MSFKFGFVLIYFVNVIVAAFGLFEQCNHTLDLKAGQKILINSPLYPNAYPAGTSCRYTLRAPTDHQLNFQCDIDINMVGEDIERCYDEIFYFNREGSELLSGSEYFCGRGSMTRRSFLNRAVISYISTRPPLRLMGIGVKGVTIAGVQMAAPPTTTATTAGAAGVSALNSIATTENLFNPSNVQKNQNKNKNKNKHKKKRPNGANVTGHHGLTTTPRPSVSAGINNAFAYLATLLSNSIETRVFIAPSTQKTHTNAKQKNQRRKATKPTPQVLTTAADSDLLNFAPLPLYNFVGRNGSNPLPAATATAPISEDYTSDSQLTPTPEPLEERDYRILTNSANYDGFPEGAGKGRFSCLVEAVESQCDCGWSTHTLKVVSASGVAGLNEYSSMAGVLTVNYGKIFCGAVIIHHRFLLSAAHCFISAATSRSDLIEVVVGEHDFSTVLESVYTRYYKIDTIILHEHFRATAEQVRNDIALLRTSQTIDWNRGVAPACLPFRSVTGTDGGRRPPIAGQRVETAGWGSISFGGPQSTQLLTARLDVISAEECRSSLGSVPVATFCTYTPGRDTCQYDSGGGLYLREGGRLFVVGIVSYGYGCAARQPSVNTKVASHLRWIKDNTAPLTYCIK, encoded by the exons ATGTCTTTCAAATTCGGtttcgttttaatttattttgtgaatGTAATCGTGGCGGCGTTCGGTTTATTTGAACAGTGCAACCATACGCTGGATTTAAAGGCCGGCCAAAAGATATTGATAAACTCACCTTTATATCCAAATGCATATCCGGCTGGTACTTCCTGTCGTTATACGCTAAGGGCGCCAACGGATCACCAATTGAACTTCCAGTGCGACATTGATATAAATATGGTAGgggaagatat TGAGCGTTGTTATGATGAGATTTTCTACTTCAACCGTGAAGGAAGCGAACTTTTATCCGGTTCGGAGTATTTTTGTGGCCGCGGCAGCATGACGAGGAGGAGCTTTCTCAACCGTGCTGTGATCTCATATATTTCCACGCGTCCGCCGCTCAGGCTGATGGGTATCGGTGTGAAAGGTGTCACAATTGCTGGCGTACAGATGGCcgcaccgccaacaacaacagcaaccactgCAGGAGCCGCAGGAGTCAGCGCATTGAATAGTATAGCAACAACAGAGAATTTGTTCAATCCATCGAATgtgcaaaaaaatcaaaacaaaaacaagaataagAACAAGCATAAAAAGAAAAGACCAAATGGCGCTAATGTCACTGGGCATCATGGCTTAACCACAACTCCTCGCCCATCAGTGTCAGCGGGCATTAACAACGCTTTCGCCTATTTGGCCACACTGCTCTCCAACAGCATAGAGACGCGCGTCTTTATAGCGCCATCAACGCAAAAGACCCACACAAATGCGAAACAGAAAAATCAGCGGCGCAAGGCGACGAAGCCAACACCGCAAGTGCTAACAACAGCGGCCGACTCGGATCTATTGAACTTCGCGCCACTGCCACTATACAACTTTGTTGGACGGAATGGCTCTAACCCATTGCCGGCCGCTACAGCAACGGCGCCAATATCGGAAGACTATACAAGTGACTCTCAGTTGACCCCCACACCGGAACCGTTGGAAGAACGTGATTACCGCATTTTAACAAATTCAGCAAATTATGATGGCTTTCCGGAGGGTGCAGGCAAGGGGCGCTTCTCTTGTTTGGTAGAAGCGGTTGAGTCACAGTGCGACTGCGGTTGGAGCACACATACACTGAAGGTGGTTAGCGCGTCAGGTGTGGCTGGTCTGAATGAGTACTCCTCCATGGCCGGTGTGTTAACAGTGAATTATGGCAAGATTTTCTGTGGTGCGGTGATAA TTCATCACCGGTTTTTGCTGTCCGCTGCCCATTGTTTTATATCTGCGGCTACAAGTCGTTCGGATTTGATAGAGGTGGTTGTCGGCGAACACGATTTCTCAACTG TGCTCGAATCGGTTTACACGCGCTACTACAAAATCGACACGATCATACTGCACGAACACTTCCGCGCCACTGCCGAACAGGTGCGCAACGATATCGCCCTCTTGCGCACAAGCCAAACGATCGATTGGAATCGTGGCGTCGCGCCGGCATGCCTGCCCTTTCGTTCCGTCACCGGCACCGATGGTGGGCGGAGGCCACCCATAGCAGGACAGCGCGTGGAGACTGCAGGGTGGGGCAGCATTTCGTTTGGTGGTCCGCAATCTACGCAGCTGCTCACAGCGCGACTGGATGTCATTAGCGCCGAGGAGTGTCGTAGCTCATTGGGCTCTGTGCCAGTTGCCACTTTCTGCACCTACACGCCGGGCAGGGATACTTGTCAGTATGACTCGGGTGGTGGACTGTACTTGCGCGAGGGCGGACGCCTCTTTGTGGTGGGCATTGTGAGTTATGGCTACGGTTGTGCAGCGCGGCAACCATCGGTGAACACGAAAGTGGCCTCTCACTTACGTTGGATTAAGGATAATACTGCGCCGTTGACATATTGCATCAAATAG